Below is a genomic region from Oncorhynchus keta strain PuntledgeMale-10-30-2019 unplaced genomic scaffold, Oket_V2 Un_contig_383_pilon_pilon, whole genome shotgun sequence.
CACGTGGAGACAACAAAGATGGTCCCCACTCAATAGTTgaacaataaacaaaacataacaGTGGGGTCTACCGTCCATCAACTCCAACCAATCACTGCCAGGGGTTAGATAACAATGGTTTTACATGTTGTGGACCTTTACCAGTGGCAATGGTGAATGaaaccattgtgtgtgtgtgtgtgtgtgtgtgtgtgtgtgtgtgtgtgtgtgtgtgtgtgtgtgtgtgtgtgtgtgtgtgtgtgtgtgtgtttacagtgattgtacaaaacattaggaacaccttcctaaaattaagttgccttcagaacagcctcaattaatcaggaaatggactctacaaggtgtagaaagtgttccacagggatgctggcccatgttgactctacaaggtgtctaaagcgttccacagggatgctggcccatgttgactctacaaggtgtctaaagcgttccacagggatgctggcccatgttgactctacaaggtgtctaaagcgttccacagggatgctggcccatgttgactctacaaggtgttgaaagcgttccacagggatgctggcccatgttgactctacaaggtgtctaaagcgttccacagggatgctggtccatgttgactctacaaggtgtctaaagcgttccacagggatgctggcccatgttgactctacaaggtgttgaaagcattccacagggatgctggtccatgttgactctacaaggtgtctaaagccttccacagggatgctggtccatgttgactctacaaggtgttgaaagcattccacagggatgctggtccatgttgactctacaaggtgtctaaagcgttccacagggatgctggtccatgttgactctacaaggtgtctaaagcgttccacagggatgctggtccatgttgactctacaaggtgtcgaaagcgttccacagggatgctggtccatgttgactctacaaggtgtctaaagcattccacagggatgctggtccatgttgactctacaaggtgtctaaagcgttccacagggatgctggtccatgttgactctacaaggtgttgaaagcgttccacagggatgctggcccatgttgactctacaaggtgttgaaagcgttccacagggatgctggcccatgttgactctacaaggtgttgaaagcgttccacagggatgctggcccatgttgactctacaaggtgttgaaagcgttccacagggatgctggcccatgttgactctacaaggtgtctaaagcgttccacagggatgctggcccatgttgactctacaaggtgttgaaagcgttccacagggatgctggcccatgttgactctacaaggtgtagaaagtgttccacagggatgctggcccatgttgactctacaaggtgtctaaagcgttccacagggatgctggcccatgttgactctacaaggtgtctaaagcgttccacagggatgctggcccatgttgactctacaaggtgttgaaagcgttccacagggatgctggtccatgttgactctacaaggtgtggaaagcgttccacagggatgctggtccccatgttgactctacaaggtgtggaaagcgttccacagggatgctggcccatgttgactatacaaggtgtggaaagcgttccacagggatgctgtccccatgtggactctacaaggtgtctgaaagcgttccacagggatgctggcccatgttgactctacaaggtgtctaaagcgttccacagggatgctggtccatgttgactctataaggtgttgaaagcgttccacagggatgctggtccatgttgactctacaaggtgtctaaagcgtttcacagggatgctggtccatgttgactctataaggtgtctaaagcgttccacagggatgctggtccatgttgactctataaggtgtctaaagcgttccacagggatgctggtccatgttgactctacaaggtgtagaaagcgatccacagggatgttggtccatgttgactctacaaggtgttgaaagccttccacagggatgctggcccatgttgactctacaaggtgttgaaagcgatccacagggatgttggtccatgttgactctacaaggtgtcgaaagccttccacagggatgctggtccatgttgactctacatggTGTAGAAAGcgatccacagggatgctggtccatgttgactctacaaggtgtcgaaagccttccacagggatgctggtccatgttgactctacgagGTGTAGAAAGCgatccacagggatgttggtccatgttgactctacgagGTGTTAAAGCGtgcccacagggatgctggtccatgttgactctacaaggtgtagaaagtgttccacagggatgttggtccatgttgactctacaaggtgtcgaaagcgttccacagggatgctggtccatgttgactctacaaggtgttgaaagcgttccacagggatgctggtccatgttgactctacaaggtgttgaaagcgttccacagggatgctggtccatgttgactctacaaggtgttgaaagcgttccacagggatgctggtccatgttgactctacaaggtgttgaaagcgttccacagggatgctggtccatgttgactctacaaggtgtggaaagcgttccacagggatgctggcccatgtcgactccaatgcttcccacagttgtgtcaagttgtctggatgtgttttggctggtggaccattctcgatacacacgggaaactgttgagtgtgaaaaacccagcagcgttgcagttaaatattttgtcttgccaagTCACCCTCTcaatggcacacagacacaatacatgccaattgtctcaagacttaaaaatccttctttaacctgactcctccccttcatctacactgactgaagtggatttaacctgactcctccccttcatcaacactgactgaagtggatttaacctgactcctccccttcatctacactgactgaagtggatttaacctgactcctccccttcatctacactgactgaagtggatttaacctgactcctccccttcatctacactgactgaagtggatttaacctgactcctcccccctcatctacactgactgaagtggatttaacctgactcctcccctcatctacactgactgaagtggatttaacctgactcctccccttcatctacactgactgaagtggatttaacctgactcctccccctcatctacactgactgtcATGGAAAgtagtggatttaacctgactcctccccttcatctacactgactgaagtggatttaacctgactcctccccttcatctacactgactgaagtggatttaacctgactcctcccctcatctacactgactgaagtggatttaacctgactcctccccttcatctacactgactgaagtggatttaacctgactcctccccttcatctacactgactgaagtggatttaacctgactcctccccttcatctacactg
It encodes:
- the LOC127924213 gene encoding uncharacterized protein LOC127924213 isoform X2 — encoded protein: MDSTRCRKCSTGMLAHVDSTRCLKRSTGMLAHVDSTRCLKRSTGMLAHVDSTRCLKRSTGMLAHVDSTRCLKRSTGMLVHVDSTRCLKRSTGMLAHVDSTRCLKRSTGMLVHVDSTRCLKRSTGMLVHVDSTRCRKRSTGMLVHVDSTRCLKRSTGMLAHVDSTRCLKRSTGMLAHVDSTRCLKRSTGMLAHVDSTRCGKRSTGMLAHVDSNASHSCVKLSGCVLAGGPFSIHTGNC
- the LOC127924213 gene encoding uncharacterized protein LOC127924213 isoform X5; amino-acid sequence: MDSTRCRKCSTGMLAHVDSTRCLKRSTGMLAHVDSTRCLKRSTGMLAHVDSTRCLKRSTGMLAHVDSTRCLKRSTGMLVHVDSTRCLKRSTGMLAHVDSTRCLKRSTGMLVHVDSTRCLKRSTGMLVHVDSTRCRKRSTGMLVHVDSTRCLKRSTGMLAHVDSTRCLKRSTGMLAHVDSTRCLKRSTGMLAHVDSTRCGKRSTGMLSPCGLYKVLKAFHRDAGPC
- the LOC127924213 gene encoding uncharacterized protein LOC127924213 isoform X1, producing the protein MDSTRCRKCSTGMLAHVDSTRCLKRSTGMLAHVDSTRCLKRSTGMLAHVDSTRCLKRSTGMLAHVDSTRCLKRSTGMLVHVDSTRCLKRSTGMLAHVDSTRCLKRSTGMLVHVDSTRCLKRSTGMLVHVDSTRCRKRSTGMLVHVDSTRCLKRSTGMLAHVDSTRCLKRSTGMLAHVDSTRCLKRSTGMLAHVDSTRCGKRSTGMLAHVDYTRCGKRSTGMLSPCGLYKVLKAFHRDAGPC